One segment of Cyprinus carpio isolate SPL01 chromosome A17, ASM1834038v1, whole genome shotgun sequence DNA contains the following:
- the LOC109061368 gene encoding zinc transporter 1, with product MCLGQNRVRLLCMLSLTLVFFFVEVVVSRITASLAMLSDSFHMLSDVIALIVALIAVSFAETARATSKNTYGWIRAEVMGALVNAVFLTALCFTIVLEAVERYTLPHEIENPRVVIWVGVAGLLVNVLGLFLFHGHAGFGGHGHSHGGHSHLHKTNRREFEKPKAHEEEYNLMINSNSSQGYQTSELNSDSLNIKITAKGSLEDLDHSSESSSQMNMRGVFLHVFGDALGSVIVVVNALIFTFVWTPCHSDEICFNPCRSSHLTEHQHVNTTVLSQSKTPDRMPRTVSVAGPCWVLYLDPTLCLIMVCILLYTAFPLLKESALILLQTVPKQIDMHKLNGRLRRLDGVMAVHDLHIWQLAGSRIIATVHIKCTDPASYMDIAKRIKDIFHDEGIHATTVQPEFSLISEGSGDSQCELSCRNQCKPKLCCNPTKRAKPVSELTKSKEKPCRHTVGWADQKEVDDTVHMEMESMV from the exons ATGTGTTTGGGACAGAATCGGGTGCGTCTGCTGTGTATGTTGTCTTTAAcgcttgtgtttttctttgttgaaGTTGTAGTAAGCAGGATAACTGCGTCTCTCGCAATGTTGTCAGACTCTTTTCACATGCTGTCGGATGTAATAGCTTTGATAGTGGCTTTAATCGCGGTGAGTTTTGCGGAGACAGCTCGTGCCACAAGTAAAAACACGTATGGATGGATCCGCGCAGAGGTGATGGGAGCGTTAGTGAACGCCGTGTTTTTGACGGCCCTCTGCTTCACTATTGTGTTAGAAGCCGTCGAGCGCTACACGCTGCCTCACGAGATCGAGAATCCACGCGTGGTCATTTGGGTTGGCGTTGCCGGACTCCTGGTGAATGTGCTCGGTCTTTTCCTGTTCCACGGACACGCGGGGTTTGGTGGGCACGGACACTCTCATGGGGGTCACTCTCATCTTCACAAGACAAATCGCAGAGAGTTTGAAAAACCAAAGGCACATGAAGAAGAATACAATCTCATGATAAACAGCAACAGTTCTCAAGGATACCAAACTTCTGAGCTGAATTCAG ACAGCCTAAACATCAAAATCACCGCTAAGGGCTCATTGGAGGACTTGGATCACAGTTCTGAGTCGAGCTCCCAGATGAACATGCGTGGGGTGTTCCTGCACGTGTTCGGTGACGCGTTAGGCTCCGTCATTGTGGTAGTCAACGCCTTGATCTTCACTTTTGTGTGGACACCATGCCACAGTGACGAAATCTGTTTCAACCCCTGCCGTAGCAGCCACTTGACCGAACACCAACATGTTAATACCACAGTCCTGAGCCAATCCAAAACACCCGACAGGATGCCCAGAACTGTCTCTGTGGCCGGACCATGCTGGGTGCTTTACCTGGACCCAACCTTATGTCTAATAATGGTGTGTATTTTGCTCTACACAGCTTTCCCTCTCCTAAAGGAGTCAGCTCTGATTCTCCTACAAACAGTCCCCAAACAGATCGATATGCACAAGCTGAATGGGAGGCTAAGGCGCTTGGATGGAGTTATGGCCGTTCATGACCTGCACATCTGGCAGCTGGCTGGGTCTCGCATTATTGCAACTGTTCACATCAAATGCACGGATCCAGCTTCTTACATGGACATAGCCAAACGCATTAAAGACATCTTCCATGATGAAGGCATCCATGCTACTACTGTTCAACCAGAATTTTctctgatttctgaaggttctGGTGACTCCCAGTGTGAGCTTTCCTGTCGAAATCAATGCAAACCCAAGCTATGTTGTAATCCGACTAAAAGGGCTAAGCCAGTGTCGGAGTTGACCAAGAGTAAAGAAAAGCCCTGCAGGCACACTGTAGGATGGGCTGATCAGAAAGAAGTGGATGATACTGTACATATGGAGATGGAATCAATGGTTTAG